In Gopherus flavomarginatus isolate rGopFla2 chromosome 1, rGopFla2.mat.asm, whole genome shotgun sequence, a single genomic region encodes these proteins:
- the DDIAS gene encoding DNA damage-induced apoptosis suppressor protein isoform X1 gives MNGRRRLLAASVISVQNSSFVYPSCQNCFSKLILDSNRFKCLKCGCTGKAKDANYRYKLSLKVAGTSDLFDVTVFGSSLEPFFGVTAGCLQRYIQDFNQVSGELDRDASPHVLIQAVKTCFIGRRFIFGVKKQSSMYDVFWGLKYPAKKAVGLGYKMRNQTCVPLSVLLLTSHSSENHDGGHSVSDSILPNCSRINRLTRDLTACQIFLPNTAVAGFTVISYFHRLLQSANFRSSHSSSQQPDCPFIAIDEPSSELSSLCSSGSNSCFVQSRGRESFSVPWQQSFGLTSSSVEWVTTEDFSSLELSKAAGEQCKLQERDQSIQDLQLCNSMNERNEQQDSEFSSLSSRSDTITATEKLESCSHLKREWSPARNSSRLLQSPLDLGVKYSCLEIISRHDYCQEKSWNSLPCQIKDDSFCSSAVSPNHGSVAGTSQDDPMIWDELPFSESLNDFIAKIENQSTISAVGLNAHKCSLRERNELDENHSKTSCRQGIVHVACKSTTTTGRFPPLAENVNTCKEHILSCHQSHLTPVNGQVSQCEPLYSILSTSTKGGRESDFIPDPPLLVLSQSSAVRATCVLSAGSFLQSEKANVNISNNAHSFTNLQCTMKDAEISYLQRRENPAHLHSLYDGCVADWENKENCSYPPNLRTDLTSSQELGCDLAAPYKAKNTCKRELELLTELQENTVRAINQNDMLQNNSNHSKSSYNASADLFEASAREMETMVEFSNKSHNSSAQENVSTEKYTASELVCSPLDVGCSYSECRSSLSLPPPFGKHSTPISYSLYDSELDLVDTQNFVPYSQSTPVARPLQKFRSQRGRESVLPKLTSISPTKICCKSKQSRPSFKNTLVRQLTSKFLKRKRSSNTAISKSVSQQSFINSEMPENDSKEWIPPSATKLLQPVAFSNFKTGGLQARSPAICKPIDKKTISENKVSSGKSRTDTCLRSRKLNPMNRAGIPTTPIPANAVKALLLKDAGSGTCACSETQKSHSCATYLVGGLDAAVSWSPELFTEKYYF, from the exons ATGAATGGCAGGAGAAGACTGTTAGCTGCCTCTGTAATTTCTGTCCAAAACTCCAGCTTTGTGTATCCTTCTTGTCAAAACTGCTTTTCTAAGCTGATACTAGATTCTAATAG GTTTAAATGCCTAAAATGTGGCTGCACGGGTAAAGCTAAGGATGCAAACTACAGGTATAAGCTGTCCCTAAAAGTTGCTGGCACTAGTGATTTATTTGACGTTACCGTGTTTGGAAGCTCTTTAGAGCCATTCTTTGGGGTCACGGCAGGATGTCTGCAGAG GTATATTCAAGATTTTAATCAAGTATCAGGAGAGCTGGATAGAGATGCATCTCCACATGTGTTAATTCAAGCAGTCAAAACTTGTTTCATTGGGAGAAGATTTATATTTGGAGTGAAG AAGCAGAGCAGCATGTATGATGTCTTCTGGGGACTGAAATATCCAGCAAAGAAGGCGGTGGGGCTAGGCTACAAGATGAGGAATCAGACCTGTGTGCCACTCTCAGTTCTGCTACTAACTTCCCAT agttctgaaaaccatgatggAGGGcactctgtttctgacagcatTTTGCCAAACTGCTCCAGAATTAATAGACTTACAAGAGATCTTACAGCCTGCCAGATCTTCCTGCCAAACACTGCTGTTGCCGGCTTTACTGTTATCAGCTACTTTCATCGGCTCCTGCAATCTGCTAATTTCCGGAGCAGTCACAGCAGCTCACAGCAACCCGATTGTCCTTTCATTGCAATAGATGAGCCTAGCAGTGAGCTCAGCAGCTTGTGTAGCTCTGGCAGCAACTCATGTTTTGTTCAGTCAAGGGGCCGAGAGAGTTTTTCAGTACCCTGGCAGCAGTCCTTTGGCCTGACTTCTTCATCTGTTGAGTGGGTAACAACAGAAGATTTTTCATCTTTAGAACTGAGCAAGGCTGCTGGTGAACAGTGTAAACtacaggagagagaccaaagcaTTCAAGATTTGCAGCTCTGTAACTCTATGAATGAGAGAAATGAACAGCAAGATAGTGAATTTAGTTCACTATCCAGTAGGTCAGACACAATCACTGCGACTGAAAAACTAGAGAGCTGCTCTCATTTAAAGAGAGAGTGGTCACCTGCCAGGAACAGCTCTAGGTTGTTACAAAGTCCATTGGATTTGGGGGTAAAATACTCTTGCCTAGAGATTATCAGCAGACATGATTACTGTCAAGAAAAATCTTGGAACTCCTTGCCTTGCCAGATAAAAGATGATTCATTTTGCTCCTCAGCAGTGTCTCCTAATCATGGAAGTGTAGCTGGAACTTCTCAGGATGACCCTATGATTTGGGACGAGCTGCCGTTCTCTGAAAGTCTAAATGATTTCATAGCCAAAATTGAAAACCAGAGCACCATATCCGCAGTAGGCCTCAATGCTCATAAATGTTCCCTTCGTGAAAGAAACGAGTTGGATGAGAATCATAGCAAAACATCTTGTAGGCAAGGCATTGTACATGTTGCCTGCAAATCAACCACCACAACAGGGAGGTTCCCACCACTAGCAGAGAATGTGAATACTTGCAAAGAGCATATTCTCTCCTGCCATCAATCACACCTCACTCCTGTAAATGGCCAAGTATCACAGTGTGAACCTTTGTACAGCATTTTATCTACAAGtactaagggaggcagagagtctGACTTTATACCTGACCCACCTCTGCTAGTGCTGTCGCAGTCCTCAGCAGTTAGAGCAACTTGTGTTCTTTCAGCGGGCAGTTTTCTACAATCTGAGAAAGCAAATGTTAATATTTCAAACAATGCCCATTCTTTCACCAACCTTCAGTGTACTATGAAAGATGCAGAAATCTCATATTTACAAAGGAGAGAGAACCCCGCCCATTTACACTCTCTGTATGATGGCTGCGTAGCTGATTgggaaaataaagaaaattgTAGTTATCCACCAAACCTAAGAACAGATCTTACAAGCTCTCAGGAACTGGGCTGTGATTTAGCAGCTCCCTACAAAGCTAAAAATACGTGTAAGAGAGAATTAGAACTATTAACTGAATTGCAAGAAAATACTGTTAGAGCTATAAACCAGAATGACATGCTACAAAACAACTCCAATCACTCCAAAAGCAGCTACAACGCTTCTGCTGACCTCTTTGAGGCTAGTGCCAGAGAGATGGAAACTATGGTAGAATTTTCAAATAAGTCTCACAACTCTTCAGCACAGGAAAATGTTTCGACTGAAAAGTACACAGCATCTGAATTAGTGTGTAGTCCTTTAGATGTTGGCTGCAGCTATTCAGAGTGCAGATCCTCACTTAGTTTACCACCTCCTTTTGGTAAACACAGTACACCCATAAGTTATTCACTTTATGATTCAGAACTTGATCTGGTAGATACCCAGAACTTTGTTCCTTACTCACAGTCAACTCCTGTTGCAAGACCTCTTCAAAAATTCAGATcccagagggggagagaatcagTTCTCCCTAAACTGACATCTATAAGTCCTACTAAAATCTGCTGCAAATCTAAACAGTCTAGGCcgtcttttaaaaatactttagtaAGACAACTTACCAGCAAGTTCCTGAAACGCAAAAGATCAAGTAACACAGCCATCAGTAAATCTGTTTCACAGCAGTCATTTATCAACAGCGAGATGCCAGAGAATGATTCTAAAGAATGGATCCCTCCATCAGCAACAAAATTGTTACAGCCAGTTgcattttctaattttaaaaCAGGTGGATTGCAAGCCAGGAGCCCAGCTATCTGCAAACCCATTGACAAAAAGACTATTTCTGAAAACAAAGTCAGCAGTGGAAAGTCAAGAACTGATACATGTTTAAGAAGCAGAAAATTAAATCCTATGAATAGAGCTGGAATTCCAACAACTCCTATACCTGCAAATGCTGTTAAGGCCTTGCTTCTAAAAGATGCAGGCTCTGGAACTTGTGCCTGCTCAGAAACCCAGAAGAGCCATTCATGTGCAACTTACTTAGTGGGTGGACTAGATGCAGCAGTTAGCTGGTCTCCTGAACTGTTtacagaaaaatactatttctag
- the DDIAS gene encoding DNA damage-induced apoptosis suppressor protein isoform X2: protein MNGRRRLLAASVISVQNSSFVYPSCQNCFSKLILDSNRFKCLKCGCTGKAKDANYRYKLSLKVAGTSDLFDVTVFGSSLEPFFGVTAGCLQRYIQDFNQVSGELDRDASPHVLIQAVKTCFIGRRFIFGVKSSENHDGGHSVSDSILPNCSRINRLTRDLTACQIFLPNTAVAGFTVISYFHRLLQSANFRSSHSSSQQPDCPFIAIDEPSSELSSLCSSGSNSCFVQSRGRESFSVPWQQSFGLTSSSVEWVTTEDFSSLELSKAAGEQCKLQERDQSIQDLQLCNSMNERNEQQDSEFSSLSSRSDTITATEKLESCSHLKREWSPARNSSRLLQSPLDLGVKYSCLEIISRHDYCQEKSWNSLPCQIKDDSFCSSAVSPNHGSVAGTSQDDPMIWDELPFSESLNDFIAKIENQSTISAVGLNAHKCSLRERNELDENHSKTSCRQGIVHVACKSTTTTGRFPPLAENVNTCKEHILSCHQSHLTPVNGQVSQCEPLYSILSTSTKGGRESDFIPDPPLLVLSQSSAVRATCVLSAGSFLQSEKANVNISNNAHSFTNLQCTMKDAEISYLQRRENPAHLHSLYDGCVADWENKENCSYPPNLRTDLTSSQELGCDLAAPYKAKNTCKRELELLTELQENTVRAINQNDMLQNNSNHSKSSYNASADLFEASAREMETMVEFSNKSHNSSAQENVSTEKYTASELVCSPLDVGCSYSECRSSLSLPPPFGKHSTPISYSLYDSELDLVDTQNFVPYSQSTPVARPLQKFRSQRGRESVLPKLTSISPTKICCKSKQSRPSFKNTLVRQLTSKFLKRKRSSNTAISKSVSQQSFINSEMPENDSKEWIPPSATKLLQPVAFSNFKTGGLQARSPAICKPIDKKTISENKVSSGKSRTDTCLRSRKLNPMNRAGIPTTPIPANAVKALLLKDAGSGTCACSETQKSHSCATYLVGGLDAAVSWSPELFTEKYYF from the exons ATGAATGGCAGGAGAAGACTGTTAGCTGCCTCTGTAATTTCTGTCCAAAACTCCAGCTTTGTGTATCCTTCTTGTCAAAACTGCTTTTCTAAGCTGATACTAGATTCTAATAG GTTTAAATGCCTAAAATGTGGCTGCACGGGTAAAGCTAAGGATGCAAACTACAGGTATAAGCTGTCCCTAAAAGTTGCTGGCACTAGTGATTTATTTGACGTTACCGTGTTTGGAAGCTCTTTAGAGCCATTCTTTGGGGTCACGGCAGGATGTCTGCAGAG GTATATTCAAGATTTTAATCAAGTATCAGGAGAGCTGGATAGAGATGCATCTCCACATGTGTTAATTCAAGCAGTCAAAACTTGTTTCATTGGGAGAAGATTTATATTTGGAGTGAAG agttctgaaaaccatgatggAGGGcactctgtttctgacagcatTTTGCCAAACTGCTCCAGAATTAATAGACTTACAAGAGATCTTACAGCCTGCCAGATCTTCCTGCCAAACACTGCTGTTGCCGGCTTTACTGTTATCAGCTACTTTCATCGGCTCCTGCAATCTGCTAATTTCCGGAGCAGTCACAGCAGCTCACAGCAACCCGATTGTCCTTTCATTGCAATAGATGAGCCTAGCAGTGAGCTCAGCAGCTTGTGTAGCTCTGGCAGCAACTCATGTTTTGTTCAGTCAAGGGGCCGAGAGAGTTTTTCAGTACCCTGGCAGCAGTCCTTTGGCCTGACTTCTTCATCTGTTGAGTGGGTAACAACAGAAGATTTTTCATCTTTAGAACTGAGCAAGGCTGCTGGTGAACAGTGTAAACtacaggagagagaccaaagcaTTCAAGATTTGCAGCTCTGTAACTCTATGAATGAGAGAAATGAACAGCAAGATAGTGAATTTAGTTCACTATCCAGTAGGTCAGACACAATCACTGCGACTGAAAAACTAGAGAGCTGCTCTCATTTAAAGAGAGAGTGGTCACCTGCCAGGAACAGCTCTAGGTTGTTACAAAGTCCATTGGATTTGGGGGTAAAATACTCTTGCCTAGAGATTATCAGCAGACATGATTACTGTCAAGAAAAATCTTGGAACTCCTTGCCTTGCCAGATAAAAGATGATTCATTTTGCTCCTCAGCAGTGTCTCCTAATCATGGAAGTGTAGCTGGAACTTCTCAGGATGACCCTATGATTTGGGACGAGCTGCCGTTCTCTGAAAGTCTAAATGATTTCATAGCCAAAATTGAAAACCAGAGCACCATATCCGCAGTAGGCCTCAATGCTCATAAATGTTCCCTTCGTGAAAGAAACGAGTTGGATGAGAATCATAGCAAAACATCTTGTAGGCAAGGCATTGTACATGTTGCCTGCAAATCAACCACCACAACAGGGAGGTTCCCACCACTAGCAGAGAATGTGAATACTTGCAAAGAGCATATTCTCTCCTGCCATCAATCACACCTCACTCCTGTAAATGGCCAAGTATCACAGTGTGAACCTTTGTACAGCATTTTATCTACAAGtactaagggaggcagagagtctGACTTTATACCTGACCCACCTCTGCTAGTGCTGTCGCAGTCCTCAGCAGTTAGAGCAACTTGTGTTCTTTCAGCGGGCAGTTTTCTACAATCTGAGAAAGCAAATGTTAATATTTCAAACAATGCCCATTCTTTCACCAACCTTCAGTGTACTATGAAAGATGCAGAAATCTCATATTTACAAAGGAGAGAGAACCCCGCCCATTTACACTCTCTGTATGATGGCTGCGTAGCTGATTgggaaaataaagaaaattgTAGTTATCCACCAAACCTAAGAACAGATCTTACAAGCTCTCAGGAACTGGGCTGTGATTTAGCAGCTCCCTACAAAGCTAAAAATACGTGTAAGAGAGAATTAGAACTATTAACTGAATTGCAAGAAAATACTGTTAGAGCTATAAACCAGAATGACATGCTACAAAACAACTCCAATCACTCCAAAAGCAGCTACAACGCTTCTGCTGACCTCTTTGAGGCTAGTGCCAGAGAGATGGAAACTATGGTAGAATTTTCAAATAAGTCTCACAACTCTTCAGCACAGGAAAATGTTTCGACTGAAAAGTACACAGCATCTGAATTAGTGTGTAGTCCTTTAGATGTTGGCTGCAGCTATTCAGAGTGCAGATCCTCACTTAGTTTACCACCTCCTTTTGGTAAACACAGTACACCCATAAGTTATTCACTTTATGATTCAGAACTTGATCTGGTAGATACCCAGAACTTTGTTCCTTACTCACAGTCAACTCCTGTTGCAAGACCTCTTCAAAAATTCAGATcccagagggggagagaatcagTTCTCCCTAAACTGACATCTATAAGTCCTACTAAAATCTGCTGCAAATCTAAACAGTCTAGGCcgtcttttaaaaatactttagtaAGACAACTTACCAGCAAGTTCCTGAAACGCAAAAGATCAAGTAACACAGCCATCAGTAAATCTGTTTCACAGCAGTCATTTATCAACAGCGAGATGCCAGAGAATGATTCTAAAGAATGGATCCCTCCATCAGCAACAAAATTGTTACAGCCAGTTgcattttctaattttaaaaCAGGTGGATTGCAAGCCAGGAGCCCAGCTATCTGCAAACCCATTGACAAAAAGACTATTTCTGAAAACAAAGTCAGCAGTGGAAAGTCAAGAACTGATACATGTTTAAGAAGCAGAAAATTAAATCCTATGAATAGAGCTGGAATTCCAACAACTCCTATACCTGCAAATGCTGTTAAGGCCTTGCTTCTAAAAGATGCAGGCTCTGGAACTTGTGCCTGCTCAGAAACCCAGAAGAGCCATTCATGTGCAACTTACTTAGTGGGTGGACTAGATGCAGCAGTTAGCTGGTCTCCTGAACTGTTtacagaaaaatactatttctag